In Oreochromis aureus strain Israel breed Guangdong linkage group 20, ZZ_aureus, whole genome shotgun sequence, the following are encoded in one genomic region:
- the LOC116324782 gene encoding deoxyribonuclease-1-like isoform X1 — MNRIHPRGVSQCQEMKIASFNAQRFGLTKVSDPAVLTSLVKTVSRYDIIVILEVVDVTGDSVRVLVEELNRVNTTHHYAQQLSTRLGRSRYKEQFLFLYRDDVVDCYQYEDDQVDDVDAFTREPYILYFKPHNTVLRDIVLIPVRTAPNDSKKELDELYDVFLVVKEKWKTDNVMILGDFRADGWYLSSKEREEIRIRSDKNFHWLIGDNVDTMAKTSDHHAYDRIVVYGEDMLAAIVPNSAKPFNFHKEFQMTEEMALRVSDHYPVEVELVSAIPCWVKKSNNGCAVVDTQQGSSRTVTESAQVDMFNLQKENLLLEKEKLQLIICILKQKLVKYQMEK, encoded by the exons aaatgaagattGCTTCATTCAATGCACAGAGGTTTGGACTGACTAAGGTCTCAGATCCAGCGGTCCTGACAAGCCTGGTTAAG ACTGTGTCTCGATATGACATCATAGTTATTCTGGAGGTGGTGGATGTAACTGGAGATTCTGTTAGAGTGTTAGTGgaagagctgaacag GGTCAACACCACCCATCACTATGCTCAGCAGCTCAGTACCCGTCTGGGAAGGAGCAGATACAAAGAACAGTTCCTGTTTCTGTACAG ggaCGATGTGGTCGACTGCTATCAGTATGAAGATGACCAGGTCGATGATGTGGATGCGTTTACAAGAGAGCCCTATATTCTCTACTTTAAACCTCACAACACAG TGCTGAGGGATATAGTGCTGATCCCCGTCCGGACCGCACCAAATGACTCTAAGAAAGAGCTTGATGAGCTCTACGATGTCTTCCTGGTGGtcaaagaaaaatggaaaactgAT aATGTAATGATCCTGGGAGACTTCAGGGCAGATGGCTGGTATCTCTCATCCAAGGAAAGGGAGGAGATCCGCATCCGCAGTGACAAGAACTTTCACTGGCTGATTGGTGATAACGTGGACACCATGGCAAAAACAAGCGATCATCACGCTTATGACAG GATAGTTGTGTATGGAGAAGATATGCTGGCAGCTATTGTGCCAAACTCAGCTAAACCATTCAACTTTCACAAAGAGTTTcaaatgacagaagaaatg GCCCTTAGGGTGAGTGATCACTACCCTGTTGAGGTGGAATTAGTCAGTGCCATTCCCTGTTGGGTGAAAAAGAGCAACAACGGATGCGCAGTTGTTGACACCCAGCAAGGATCCAGCAGAACTGTGACAG AGAGTGCACAGGTTGACATGTTCAACCTGCAAAAGGAAAATCTCCTGctggagaaagaaaaacttcaaCTTATCATCTGCATATTAAAACAAAAGCTTGTCAAATACCAGATGGAGAAATAA
- the LOC116324782 gene encoding deoxyribonuclease-1-like isoform X2: MKIASFNAQRFGLTKVSDPAVLTSLVKTVSRYDIIVILEVVDVTGDSVRVLVEELNRVNTTHHYAQQLSTRLGRSRYKEQFLFLYRDDVVDCYQYEDDQVDDVDAFTREPYILYFKPHNTVLRDIVLIPVRTAPNDSKKELDELYDVFLVVKEKWKTDNVMILGDFRADGWYLSSKEREEIRIRSDKNFHWLIGDNVDTMAKTSDHHAYDRIVVYGEDMLAAIVPNSAKPFNFHKEFQMTEEMALRVSDHYPVEVELVSAIPCWVKKSNNGCAVVDTQQGSSRTVTESAQVDMFNLQKENLLLEKEKLQLIICILKQKLVKYQMEK, encoded by the exons atgaagattGCTTCATTCAATGCACAGAGGTTTGGACTGACTAAGGTCTCAGATCCAGCGGTCCTGACAAGCCTGGTTAAG ACTGTGTCTCGATATGACATCATAGTTATTCTGGAGGTGGTGGATGTAACTGGAGATTCTGTTAGAGTGTTAGTGgaagagctgaacag GGTCAACACCACCCATCACTATGCTCAGCAGCTCAGTACCCGTCTGGGAAGGAGCAGATACAAAGAACAGTTCCTGTTTCTGTACAG ggaCGATGTGGTCGACTGCTATCAGTATGAAGATGACCAGGTCGATGATGTGGATGCGTTTACAAGAGAGCCCTATATTCTCTACTTTAAACCTCACAACACAG TGCTGAGGGATATAGTGCTGATCCCCGTCCGGACCGCACCAAATGACTCTAAGAAAGAGCTTGATGAGCTCTACGATGTCTTCCTGGTGGtcaaagaaaaatggaaaactgAT aATGTAATGATCCTGGGAGACTTCAGGGCAGATGGCTGGTATCTCTCATCCAAGGAAAGGGAGGAGATCCGCATCCGCAGTGACAAGAACTTTCACTGGCTGATTGGTGATAACGTGGACACCATGGCAAAAACAAGCGATCATCACGCTTATGACAG GATAGTTGTGTATGGAGAAGATATGCTGGCAGCTATTGTGCCAAACTCAGCTAAACCATTCAACTTTCACAAAGAGTTTcaaatgacagaagaaatg GCCCTTAGGGTGAGTGATCACTACCCTGTTGAGGTGGAATTAGTCAGTGCCATTCCCTGTTGGGTGAAAAAGAGCAACAACGGATGCGCAGTTGTTGACACCCAGCAAGGATCCAGCAGAACTGTGACAG AGAGTGCACAGGTTGACATGTTCAACCTGCAAAAGGAAAATCTCCTGctggagaaagaaaaacttcaaCTTATCATCTGCATATTAAAACAAAAGCTTGTCAAATACCAGATGGAGAAATAA
- the abtb1 gene encoding ankyrin repeat and BTB/POZ domain-containing protein 1, whose protein sequence is MDVYDLFSSCRKGDICRVRYLVEQRDVDLNVRDKWDSTPLYYACLCGHEELVQYLLASGAKCEANTFDGERCMYGSLSDSVRRLLKDYKCVSIRAMQRDDFNYFLHMLLEQGQYSDVKFQVHGQTFLAHRCVLSARSEYFTEMFETKWKGKNLITLKHPLINPAAFGAILQYFYTGRMDIDISLVEDSRRLAKQCKMADLIEELENKCKQVYEFVSNKPGICVKVLTLEPHSCQLQEEMAQLADCALPTELRVGFGELPFNRVDRFPTYPDICFRVDGYDFLCHKAFFCGRSDYFKALLEDHFSEGEQLQSQPSTPVITLHNISHEIFIHIMYYIYTDDTELMTENVFDVLCVADMYLLPGLKRLCGKTLAKTICEENVLHMWKMAKLFRLSRLEDQCTEFMAKIIERLVEQAEFAEMVKEDAASLEKRQETDSVPLVDDIRYHIASNVQTYSAIEEANQKLEALEELLVRINIDC, encoded by the exons ATGGATGTGTACGATTTGTTTAGTAGTTGCAGAAAGGGCGACATTTGTAGAGTCAG ATACCTTGTTGAACAAAGAGATGTTGACCTCAATGTAAGAGATAAATGGGACAGCACTCCGTT GTATTATGCTTGTCTCTGCGGTCACGAAGAGCTTGTCCAGTACTTGTTGGCTAGTG gtgcCAAGTGTGAAGCCAACACGTTTGATGGCGAGAGATGCATGTACGGCTCCCTGAGCGACTCTGTTCGACGCCTGCTCAAAGACTACAAGTGTGTAAGCATCCGCGCTATGCAGCGGGATGATTTCAACTACTTTCTGCACAT GTTGTTAGAGCAGGGCCAGTATAGTGACGTCAAGTTCCAGGTTCATGGACAAACGTTTCTAGCACACCGATGCGTTCTCAGTGCTCGCTCAGAGTACTTCACGGAAATGTTTGAGACCAAATGGAAAGGGAAGAACTTGATCACCCTCAAGCACCCTTTG ATCAATCCTGCTGCCTTTGGAGCCATTCTACAGTATTTCTACACAG GACGGATGGATATTGACATAAGTCTTGTGGAGGACAGTAGACGACTGGCTAAACAGTGCAAAATGGCAGATCTCATAGAAGAGCTGGAGAATAAATGCAAACAAGTGTATGAATTTG TGTCCAATAAACCGGGAATCTGTGTGAAAGTTCTCACCCTCGAGCCTCACAGCTGTCAGCTTCAGGAGGAGATGGCTCAGTTAGCAGACTGTGCGCTGCCCACTGAATTAAGG GTTGGATTTGGTGAGCTTCCCTTTAACAGAGTCGACCGTTTCCCTACTTATCCCGACATCTGCTTCAGAGTCGATGGTTACGATTTCTTGTGCCATAAG GCATTTTTCTGTGGACGTAGTGATTATTTTAAAGCCCTACTGGAGGACCACTTCAGTGAGGGAGAGCAGCTCCAGTCTCAGCCCAGCACCCCAGTGATTACTTTACACAACATCTCGCACGAAATCTTTATCCACATCATGTATTACATCTACACCGATGACACAGAG CTAATGACAGAGAACGTGTTTGACGTGCTGTGTGTGGCTGACATGTATCTGCTGCCGGGGCTTAAGCGTCTGTGTGGGAAGACGCTGGCTAAGACGATATGCGAGGAAAACGTTCTGCACATGTGGAAGATGGCCAAGCTCTTCCGTCTCTCTCGGCTAGAAGATCAGTGCACAGAGTTCATGGCCAAGATCATCGAGCGG CTGGTGGAGCAAGCAGAGTTTGCAGAGATGGTCAAAGAGGACGCCGCGTCGTTAGAGAAGCGGCAGGAGACCGACTCGGTCCCCCTGGTGGACGACATCCGCTACCACATCGCCAGCAACGTGCAGACGTACAGTGCAATCGAGGAGGCTAACCAGAAACTGGAAGCCTtggaggagctgctggtgagGATTAATATTGACTGCTGA